From Sphingopyxis sp. USTB-05, the proteins below share one genomic window:
- the rpsF gene encoding 30S ribosomal protein S6, with protein MPFYEHVFIARQDLSQAQVDALAETVTNVIGEYKGTVHKTETWGLKQLAYKIQKNRKGHYVMLSAEVSGEAIAEIERQAAINEDIIRWLTIKVDELEKGPSVMMRKQERRGGRGRDRDGEE; from the coding sequence ATGCCGTTTTACGAGCATGTCTTTATCGCGCGTCAGGACCTGAGCCAGGCTCAGGTCGACGCGCTGGCGGAAACCGTCACCAACGTCATTGGCGAGTATAAGGGCACGGTCCACAAGACCGAGACCTGGGGCCTCAAGCAGCTCGCTTACAAGATCCAGAAGAACCGCAAGGGTCACTATGTGATGCTGTCGGCCGAAGTGTCGGGCGAAGCGATCGCAGAGATCGAGCGTCAGGCTGCGATCAACGAAGATATCATCCGCTGGCTCACCATCAAGGTCGACGAACTCGAAAAGGGTCCGTCGGTGATGATGCGCAAGCAGGAACGCCGCGGCGGCCGTGGCCGTGACCGCGACGGCGAAGAATAA
- the rpsR gene encoding 30S ribosomal protein S18 → MARPFFRRRKTCPFSQKDAPVIDYKDVRLLQGYLSERGKIVPSRITAVSTKKQRELAKAIKRSRHIGLLPYIVK, encoded by the coding sequence ATGGCACGACCCTTTTTCCGCCGCCGCAAGACCTGCCCCTTCAGCCAGAAGGACGCACCGGTCATCGATTATAAGGACGTCCGTCTGCTCCAGGGTTACCTGTCGGAGCGTGGCAAGATCGTCCCGTCGCGGATCACCGCGGTGTCCACCAAGAAGCAGCGTGAGCTGGCAAAAGCGATCAAGCGCTCGCGCCACATCGGCCTGCTCCCCTACATTGTGAAGTAA
- the rplI gene encoding 50S ribosomal protein L9 yields the protein MEIILLERIEKLGGIGDVVTVKNGFARNYLLPNNKALRANDANRKLFEANRSKIEADNAERRTDAEGRAKDIDGKQIVLIRQASNTGQLYGSVSVRDIVDALIEDGVEGVTKSMVELERPIKSLGLVDVKVKLHPEVALTVGVNVARSPDEAEMQKQGIDVIAAMFEEEQAEAVASALEPDSEDEFEDVGAAPSELAAEAPAADEEEEA from the coding sequence ATGGAAATCATCCTGCTCGAACGCATCGAGAAACTGGGCGGTATCGGCGACGTCGTCACCGTCAAGAACGGCTTTGCCCGTAACTACCTGTTGCCGAACAACAAGGCGCTTCGTGCAAACGACGCCAACCGCAAGCTGTTCGAAGCCAATCGTTCGAAGATCGAGGCCGACAACGCCGAGCGTCGCACCGACGCCGAAGGTCGCGCCAAGGACATCGACGGCAAGCAGATCGTCCTGATCCGTCAGGCATCGAACACCGGCCAGCTTTACGGTTCGGTTTCGGTTCGCGACATCGTCGACGCGCTGATCGAAGACGGCGTCGAGGGCGTTACCAAGTCGATGGTCGAACTCGAGCGTCCGATCAAGTCGCTCGGCTTGGTCGACGTCAAGGTCAAGCTGCACCCCGAAGTCGCCCTGACCGTCGGCGTCAACGTCGCGCGTTCGCCGGACGAAGCCGAAATGCAGAAGCAGGGCATCGACGTCATCGCGGCGATGTTCGAGGAAGAACAGGCCGAAGCCGTCGCTTCGGCGCTGGAACCCGACAGCGAAGACGAATTCGAAGACGTGGGCGCCGCTCCTTCGGAACTCGCTGCCGAAGCTCCGG